Part of the Ficedula albicollis isolate OC2 chromosome 18, FicAlb1.5, whole genome shotgun sequence genome, GGCGCGGGCAGCGCGGGCAGCCGGCACCGGGAGAAGGCCGGGAAAGGCGGCCCGGGAATGGTGGCCGGGCTCCAGGGCCCTTCCTCCCGGCTCCAGCCCCGcgaggcagctcccagctttCACAGCCTTGCCTGGGGAAATTGGCAGACTTTACAAAAAGTCGAAGCCTTCACTGGAGAGAGAAACACAAGTCTCGCGGCGCAGCCCCGCAGCAGCCAGCccgtgtcctgctgcaggggacagcatACGGACAAGGAAGCTGTGTTTATGTAGAGGGCAATGGCAGGTGAAGGTCTGTCCACTCTGCATTCATGCAAAagcttgaaattatttctaagGGTCCGGTAACAGTATTTCACCCACGTTTCCAAAAGTGAtgtttttcaattaaatattcAGTTCTCTCATCTTCTTGCAATGCTCAGTGGAACTGCACCGCAGGCCAAAATGGAGCACTGGTATCACCCTGGATCATGCTCCTATTCTGGGGTGGGTAAAGGCACCATCAGATGTTACAGTGCTGAGCAaggcagccacagtttctcaaTCCTCTCTGCAGTGGTTATTAAATTGTAATTGTCTTGTGCTGAATCAGGGAGTCTGCCCCAGTGAAACTCACTGGGTGGCTCTCTTAGAGTTCATCGATACAATTCCACCTTAGCATAAGGAGATGAGACTGATCGAAATCAACAGGGTGAGTTTGACCTAATTCCAGGACAAACATGAGCCCTGtgggtcaggctggagctctcctggctgtgcctgttcTTAGAAACTCCCTTCCCACTGCCTTTAATCTGTGAAACAGTCTGGGAGAATGCTGAGGTCGGCTGGGGCTGCCAACCCCGGCTTTAAGAACTGTCAGAGCCAAAGCACtgctggaaggaggaagaggaaggggagggagcGGGGAGGAGCCGTCAGACCCTCACCTCAGGAGAGCTCTGCCCACTTCCAGCAGCTGATAACCGGGGCGTGTGTGTGTGACACGGCAGCAGGcgctggcagcagagccccggCACCCTGGGCTACAATAGCTCTGACCACGCAGGAGGGAgatgaaggaggaagaggtgtCGTGTGCCGACAGGAGCTGCACGCggatgcagggacagctccaggctctgaGTCACGCTGCCCTCCCCGGAACAGGGCAGCGGCTGCAGCCAAGCACAGAGGCGTAGGAGCAGGGTTACCAGGGTTACACAGCCACAGGGCTCTGTGACCTTGAGCAGCCattcaccagctgctgctgctcggCTCCCAGTAACCTCCACAGTCTGCCTCTGCATAACTTAACTTTTCTAGGGGAATTAAGAACCACACCAAGGAGTTTGTACTgttgaaaaagatttttttttattgcttacCCTTCTACACATCtccaaaagaaattttaaaaataccaaataaaacACATCTAAACCAGTTGCTATTACAGTTCTGAAAACGTTGATATCAAACACAGCCATGCTTAGCTCACTTCCACCCACTGAGCAGACCTGCTGGCACCTGGCACTTTTGGCATAGAGGCTAAAGCAAATCTGGTACCTAGATATCCTGGTGGAGAGAAGATTGGGAGGCTCATGAGGAATTCGTAATTTTTCTTTACTCGGGGACCTCCCACATGCAAGAGAAATAACAAGGACCCACAGTCAGGAAAGAGTGtagcttttttctttactcAGGGACCTCCCACATGCAAGAGAAATAACAAGGATCCACAGTCAGGAAAGAGGATGTTGGGCTGAAAGAGAGGGGCTACAGTTCAGCCCTGGTGAAACTGTCAGATGCAGTGTGCTGAAAGTGGTGGTCAAATTTTAGAATGGCTTAACATTATGTGGGCAAAATGcatctcagcacagctgctgcaggaggctaAGCTCCCATCTGCAATGCTCTGGGGCTTTCTGTGACCTCTGGCTGATGAAATTGTGTTCAAGGCACAGTTTTCTGCTCTCAAGTGTCTGGAAACTTTCCTCCAGGTGACTGAGTTTATGGCTATGCGTTTTTCAGACCAGACTCTGATCTGATGGTCGTTGGCACAGCTGAATGACAAGAGGCTCAGGCCACCAGCACTGATCAGCTTATTCTGTCCCTGACTGACCTCAGTGACACTCCAACCATTCCACTGATGTAACACAGTGGTTCTTCACATGCGACAAAAGGATcaccagcaaaatattttctaatggTCCACAGTCAGCAAAAGATGACTCAGGAAAGGCAGGCTGGTGGTCCGTGAGGTGGAGAAGCTGGAGAGCCAGTGGCTTCAAGAACAAAGCAGTGTGTACTTCAGCCCAGAAATGCCCAGCTAAGCCAAGCACACTTGTGTGCTGTAAATTACACATTATGCCTGAGCCATCTGGGTGGGTGAAGAATGGCTGTGAACAGCCAATAAAGTGCCCAACTTACCAAGGTTCCAATTATCACAGGCTCtgttttttgtaatatttcaTTGACCAGGAAAACAACTCCTGAGTAAAGCTCTTCCCTTTATCCCATTTCTGCAAGTGACAGCAACTTCAGTGATTAACATCAACGGGAAGCTTGAACTCCTTCAGTGAATAGAAGGTGATTTCTCCATGATCCACCAGTGCAAAGACCAGCGGGACGTCCCCACTCAGATACGTCACCTGCTTCAAAGCCCGCAGGGATGGGATCTGCTCATCAAagctacagagaaaaaaaacatcctgTTTGCTCTCCAAGCAAGAGGAACACAGAGGCAAAGCTCTGGCCAGCCATCACAACAGCTCCCTTTGGCCTGAGGAGCTGGTAGTGATCCTCCCCACTCATTTCAGTCAAGCAGgaggctgccagccctgagagTGAGTACCCAGCATgctgggaactgggagctgTTGAATCCTTTGCCAAAAACAGGGATAACTGCACACTGCTCCATGCTGTGCCCATTAGACGTGGCTCACAAGGATATTGACAAATGGCCAATTCACGGCAATCTTAATACTTTTGTGCTGGGAAGATCTTTAGGTTGCTGGGATCAACATCTgacctgcttttccctcctttcaaTTCTGCAGAGTCTGTTTGCtcatcaatgaaaatatttatgcaacAAGGATCATCCTACTTGCTCATGACATACCTTGGTAAAACTGCATTAACACCTTCCTTGCTCTGTCTActacagctgcagagagcagagggacagtTTTAgtaaagcaaaatgagaaaaggcAGAAACTGAACTTTGTACCTAGCTATGGAGTTTAAGTATCAGGTCCTGGATCCAGCAAGAAAGGGCGACACCTACCCTCTGTTCTTAATGATCTTAACATTACACttaacaaaaatcaaaatactgaaCCCATGGCTCAGAGCCTGATCTGCACTGTCTGAGGATTCAGCTCCCACAGCACCGGGCTCTACCTGAATTTCACAAGCATTGCATAAAAGCTGTGGCTTCTTTCTCCTGACTCGCGGTAATACTCAGACATGAGCAGCAACCAGATGACCAAATAGTGTGGGCTGAGAGCaaggggggaggggaaggggggaaacTGTCAGCCACAGCCTCCAACAAAGGAGGaggaactgaaagaaaaaaaaaaaaaaaaaaacctgggaagGACCCCGAGTGAGTACCCAGCATgctgggaactgggagctgTTGAATCCTTTGCCAAAAACAGGGATAACTGCACACTGCTCCATGCTGTGCCCATTAGACGTGGCTCACAAGGATATTGACAAATGGCCAATTCACGGCAATCTTAATACTTTTGTGCTGGGAAGATCTTTAGGTTGCTGGGATCAACATCTgacctgcttttccctcctttaaATTCTGCAGAGTCTGTTTGCtcatcaatgaaaatatttatgcaacAAGGATCATCCTACTTGCTCATGACATACCTTGGTAAAACTGCATTAACACCTTCCTTGCTCTGTCTActacagctgcagagagcagagggacagtTTTAgtaaagcaaaatgagaaaaggcAGAAACTGAACTTTGTACCTAGCTATGGAGTTTAAGTATCAGGTCCTGGATCCAGCAAGAAAGGGCGACACCTACCCTCTGTTCTTAATGATCTTAACATTACACttaacaaaaatcaaaatactgaaCCCATGGCTCAGAGCCTGATCTGCACTGTCTGAGGATTCAGCTCCCACAGCACCGGGCTCTACCTGAATTTCACAAGCATTGCATAAAAGCTGTGGCTTCTTTCTCCTGACTCGCGGTAATACTCAGACATGAGCAGCAACCAGATGACCAAATAGTGTGGGCTGAGAGCaaggggggaggggaaggggggaaacTGTCAGCCACAGCCTCCAACAAAGGAGGaggaactgaaagaaaaaaaaaaaaaacaacctgggTAGGACCCCCTCAAGCGAGACACTCTGATGATCTGTAAAGCTCACAAGATGCTGGGTCATTTACAGATCATTAGCACTTCATTTCCACAACAACAACTGCAAAGTTTCAGCAACAGCACAAGACTCAAGGTACCTCCGAACACACATCCTGACATGGGGCTTCCCAGGGTTTGTCTTCTTAAACTTGGCCACAGCGTCTGCTTGGTACACGTTGAAGTCTATCTTCATGGCCTCTGGgtcctcctgcagcctgcaggggaaCACACCCACACAGGTATGGGATCGAAACACTGCAGGGCACAGgtacagcagagaaaagagggaGCAAAAACTCCCTTTAGTTTGGGTCTAGTTTTGACCAGTTTGGATCCCTTGAAAGGCTTCACTCCTCAAAGGACTGACCTTGCAACTATCTTAATCACTTTCCAGGGCTTTCCTGTAGTCAGACCACAGCAAGATCCTGGCTCACATCTACCCCATGCCCTCACAAGAAGCAGCACTAATGAAGACAGGAGCAAAGCACTGCAGGGACTGCACACAAGAACCACACAGAttctgaggcaggagcagaaccCAAAGTCCCAAAGCCGAGGTTTTGTAACCACTGAAGCAGTGATGGGAGCAcattccagggatgaggcacaGGTGAAATCCAATCAAACCTGGCTGGggtgcagagagggaagggaaagagaagaacCCTGCTGTTTTAACTGGCCTGGAAAGCCCTAGCTCTGTTGCTGCAGGTCCTGGTACCTCATGGAAACGTCACGCCTCACTAGAGATGCAAGGGGGACATAGAATAGAGCACTGGATTCTCTTGGCACCCTGGATTTGAGGCAGCTCCCAAACTGCTGCTGGGGGCACCTCACAGACCTCACAAGCAGGGACAGTCTCAAGACACTCCCTACTCCCCAACAGCTCCAAGCTGGTTGGCTGGATACTAACCGGGAGGCTCCATCCAGGATGTGGGAGGGCTGCAACACACtgatctgctggaggagctcagctggAGGGAGAAGCAACGGGAAAGGATCAGACCAGCAATTTCCCTCCCAGGGCACTCCAAGCACTCCACACCACCCACGAGCCTTCCTCCTCTGACAATGGCTGGCAGCTCCACAGTCACCACTGGCTACTTCAAAGACCTCAACTTCCTCAtctcctcccagcacacagcccagaCACTCTGCAGTTGCTTTGGATCTTGCTGGCCCTGATTGCACATGGCTAACAACCCAGCAGGAAGGACTGCAGGACATGGGGAATGGATTAGAAGCCCTCCCAAGACCCTGTTTATCCTGGCACTTGAGTGGGCTATAGAAAGATTCTCCTGCTCAAAGTACTGTCCCCTAAACTGATGTTCAGCTTCCCCATgccatcccctctgctgctgcataCCAGGTACTctttctcagagctgctggggagagaatGGTCCCCGTCAAGAGCCACTACCTGGTGAGGTCACTTCTTCTGGCCGCAGCAGTGGTGTGACAGCTTGCTCCCAGAGGTGTGACGGTCGTTTCCAAACTCTCTGctgtctcctctgctgcaggagggcttTGTACTCCTGCCAGTTGGAGCATTGCCTCACCTCCTGGTCAGCATTGACACTGCTCTTGTACCTGCTCTCCCTCTCCCGCTGCTTCCTCTCCTTCCGCGacagcttctcctgcttctgGTTGATCCGTGTGCACCAGGAAGCTGcatccagctccctgcccagcacgTTCTCTGGCAGGAGCCTGTTGTCAGGGGAGGGCAGATGTGTGCACGGCTGGTCTGAGGCCACGTTGGGAAAGGTGATGGTGCTAAAATCCCAGCGGGGTGCATgggtgccagtgctgctctccttcTGGTCTCTAGCCTGCCTGCTAGAGAAGCTCAGAGAGTCCTTT contains:
- the TSEN54 gene encoding tRNA-splicing endonuclease subunit Sen54 — protein: PRPGGSRRLSTAEQPEGRQAPRSPRGQKDFVPDGSARQAERLRRCCEEQWRLLCEERPERPRNLVKAEWKPEQGIVELKSPAGKFWHTMGFSERGKQCLLPEEALYLLECGSVQLFYRDVPLSIQEAYETLLCQEAVSLSHYQVFSHLKQLGYIVLRFDPSTVPSPYERQLNLESHCKSSGKHHRKRRRSSSPRLHEKKHKVYEDLPEAEGTSSKDEDNYGDSIPVDEKPLSVQPKESDAGTAEGESMPVPLDTEQKDSLSFSSRQARDQKESSTGTHAPRWDFSTITFPNVASDQPCTHLPSPDNRLLPENVLGRELDAASWCTRINQKQEKLSRKERKQRERESRYKSSVNADQEVRQCSNWQEYKALLQQRRQQRVWKRPSHLWEQAVTPLLRPEEVTSPAELLQQISVLQPSHILDGASRLQEDPEAMKIDFNVYQADAVAKFKKTNPGKPHVRMCVRSFDEQIPSLRALKQVTYLSGDVPLVFALVDHGEITFYSLKEFKLPVDVNH